One window of Psychrobacillus sp. FSL H8-0483 genomic DNA carries:
- a CDS encoding aminoglycoside adenylyltransferase domain-containing protein produces the protein MDAKIPLPVQNILSVYISLFHERIPNTLEGLYLHGSIALNAYINGTSDIDFIAILNRHLSEEEVKILSDTHRELKNKFKKTGMDGCYLLWEDIGKKQTETKKCLCVNEGRIGWSKHVINPITWWILRDKGISIIGPEITSFHFDVDESALADYVLNNMNSYWLNRMNTISRFKRVVLLLPNKLVDWEVQWSITGMLRQFYTLREHEIISKVDAGKNAINYMPERWHKIINEALSIREGLNIRYCESKKQRINDTIQCMNYILDYCNNMNKNKV, from the coding sequence ATGGATGCAAAAATACCCCTACCAGTCCAAAATATATTAAGTGTGTATATTTCCTTATTTCATGAAAGAATTCCCAATACACTTGAAGGATTATATTTACACGGTTCAATTGCCCTTAACGCTTATATTAATGGCACTAGCGATATTGATTTCATTGCAATTTTAAACCGTCATTTATCTGAAGAAGAGGTAAAAATATTATCTGATACTCATCGAGAATTAAAAAATAAATTTAAAAAAACAGGAATGGACGGATGCTACCTTCTTTGGGAAGACATAGGTAAGAAACAGACTGAAACAAAAAAATGTTTATGCGTAAACGAAGGTAGAATAGGTTGGAGTAAACACGTTATTAATCCGATTACTTGGTGGATTCTCAGAGACAAAGGGATCAGCATTATTGGTCCTGAGATAACATCATTCCATTTTGATGTTGATGAAAGTGCTTTGGCTGATTACGTACTAAATAATATGAACAGCTATTGGTTGAATCGAATGAATACAATTTCAAGATTCAAAAGAGTAGTGCTTCTATTGCCAAACAAACTTGTGGATTGGGAAGTACAATGGTCTATTACTGGAATGTTACGCCAATTCTATACACTTAGAGAACATGAAATCATTTCAAAAGTAGATGCGGGCAAAAATGCAATTAATTATATGCCAGAAAGATGGCATAAGATTATTAATGAAGCGTTAAGTATTCGAGAAGGATTAAACATACGTTACTGTGAATCTAAAAAACAAAGGATTAATGACACAATTCAATGTATGAACTACATACTTGATTATTGTAATAATATGAATAAAAATAAGGTCTAA